The DNA segment TGGTTAACTATGTTAAGAGCTTCAAAGAGGGCAAGTCTTCCGCCAATTACACATTCCCAAATTCAGCTTCCAACACCTGTTTTGAGAACTACAACTGCAATATCACTTCCTAATTGCCTGCAGATTACTCCTGATTCAAGTCTTCCATTTATATCAACAAAAGAATTCTCCACTTCAGTTCCCAAATTTCTTCAATATGGTGAACAGACACCAGATGGTCTACTTCCACATTATGAAGATCAGGGGATACCTACATCTCTACCTTTTTATCCGATAATTTCACCTAGTAATCAGTCAGGGGCTACAATTACAGATCCAGCTGACCCTGCTCTGGTCGTACAATCATCAGGGTCTTCAATTTTTCAATCTGTGAAGTCTTCTTTTGCACAATCACCAAGAACATTAGTTGAAAAATCACCAGGATCTTCAATTCCATCAAAACCAAGATCTTCACTTCTACCACCACCAAATAATTTGGTTCCACCAACATCAAGATCTTCAATTTCACCATTACCAAGATATTCAACTACTATGTCAGACCATTCAATTTCAGTATCAGTATCTTCGAGTCCACAAACACTAGTAACTTTGAATTCATTATGGGAAAATTCATTTACCCACTCACCAAaacctttatttactccattggcaAAATGTTTAGCTTCACTGTCATCAAGCTCTCCAGTTGCAAAATCAACAAGATATTTGACACCATCACAATCAGGATCCTCAAGTGTGAAATCAACAAAATCTTCCACTCCACAATCATCATTGTCATTTGTGCAATCACGACTTTCCATTTCTAGCCCCAGGGCTCTATCAGTTCCACAGTCTTCAATAGCTCCTGTTTATCCTGTTATGAGACCCTCTTCTCCACCACCACTACCAAAAATTAGCAAATCAAGGAAGACCTTAATGGAAGAAATCAGAAAAGGTGTTGTGCTACACAAAACAAAAGGTTACTGTTCATCAAAAGCCAAAAAGAATCCCAGCATTGAAGCAAGTACCATCTTATCCCGGCGTAAAGCTATGGGATATAGTTCAGGTAAATCAGATAGTGAGGTGGATGGAGTGGATGAAaagtaaaccaacaaataaatCTCACTGAAAAGGAATAAATGTCTATTGTCTTATTCTAGAGTAATTAAGTAATTTCTAATGTTTTGCTTTTTGTCCTTATCATTAACCACTAActctgtatgtttttaaaagagatttatttatttatttgaaaggcagttacagagaggcagagagagagagagagagggagggagggaggaggtcttccatccactggttcactccccagatgaccacaatggccagagctgcgcagatccgaagccaggaaccaggagcctcttctgggtctcccacatgggtgcaggggcccaagcacttgggccatcttttacttttttcccaggccacagcagagagctggattggaagtgaagcagccaggacttgaactggcgcccatatgggatgccggcattgtaggcggtggctttacccgctgcactatagcactggccccctctgTATGTTTTCCGCAAAGAAACTGCACACAGTCCAGtacaaatattttatagttttcttaaaGGGCTGAAATAAAAACAACTGGTTATTAGGCACAGAtagttcttaaaattattttgatattgaaTATCAGGGATTATCAAGAACTGTCATTCCATTCCAAGTAATACTTAACCCAaactatgaaaaaaacaaaactcaaaccagtgttctgattgcaagtaacagcttaacccgctgcagcacTATACCAGCCCTAGGGACAACCTTCATTATAAGATATTAAAGAATTCTAAAGAGCTATAATAGCTAAAGTCATGTGATTTAGCATAAAACTTTTATAAGTGAAATAGAATCAGGAACCAAATATAAAATCAAgtatatttgggaagtaaatatATGATTAAAATGACATTCAATAAAAATGGTGAAAAAAATCAGAGTTCTATAAATATCATGAGGATATACtatagtttaaaaagtaaaaccctTATAACATTCTCAAAAAATTTCAACAtgatatgatttaaaaaatttccatcaGATGGCAAAGTCATATATAGTATGTAAGTGAAGATATGTGAgcatacttccaaaagtttatggataaacacattttaattccattttccattgagAACCTTGTATAATATGTGTATAATATgtgagtggaggagagagaggtcttccatcctctggttcactccccagttggttgcaacaccAGAGCTAattcaatctgaagccaggagcctagagcctcttccaggtatcccctgtgggtgcaggggcccaagtgcttgggccatcttttactgctttcccaggccatagcagagagccggattggaagtggagcagctaagacttgaaccagagtccatatgggatgctgacactgcaggtggcagctttacctgctatgtcacagcactggcccctcaatggCTATTTCTTGACAGTGTTGGGAATAGAGCAGCATTTGGTTTTACCAAATAATTTTAATCAAGTTCTAGGACTTTATACTCTGTGTACAGCAATTGGCTCATCACCTTTTGGTAAGTTCTTTGGTATTTGTATGCCCTTATTGACTGTGTCAAATAACAGTCCTTGGAGGAGGATACCATGAATGCAATGTCATAACTGTGCTACTGAAGGAAAGTGTATGCAATTATGATATTTCCTACAAAGATTGCCTTTGATAGCAATGCTACTGTATTACCCCATAGATAGCCCAATAAAGgtgtttggcaaagcagttaagttacaacttgggatgcctgcatcccatattgagtccGTGGGTTCATGTCTTgttctggttccaatccagcttcctgggcagcagcaggtgatggctcatgtggttgaatccctgccacccatgtgagagatgcaCATTGAGCTCCAAGCTCCTCAGTTCAGCCTGGAACAGCTGCtgctatcacaggcatttggggagtgacccagtgaatggggTGTcacattctctctgcctttcaaaaatattagtaaataaGTAAAGTTTTAAGAAGAAGTCAAGCAGTAGCTGTGCTGTTTAGTTAGGCACTgaggtgctggcacagcagattaagccatcgcctatgatgctggcatcccatatcgccatgccagcagcagcttccaatccagttctctgttaatgtgcttgggaaagaagaaggcagcACAAGTGCTTgaaaccctgccactcacatagagagacccaaatagagttccaggctcctggtatagccctgactgttgcagccatttggggaatgaaccagcagatggaggatctctttctctctctgtgcctcactctttctgtcactctgcctttcaaatagataaaatacctattttaaaaaatttagtcacCAGTGATGGCATTATGacgtattgggtaaagctgctgcctgtgatgctggcatccatatggacatcagttagagtcctggctgctccacttctgatagaaCTTCCTACTAAGGGTCTGGGaaatacagcagaagatggcccagagaaacagaatcaaccAGAAACAACAGGAAATAGGATGTGataatgtgtgtatatacatatatgtgagCAAGCGCTTCAGCTGGtatatgtttacacacacacatatacatcagAGCAagtatatgccaacaaactgcaAACTAGAAGAATGGGTGTATTTCTAAGTCATATACCCTACCAGGatataatcaaaaacaaaaaaaagtttcagaaataTTAGTACAAGGAAATAAAATCggcatacaaaaatcaattgcatttctaGACATTAACAATaaactgaaaaggaaattaagaaaataattacatacacagttgaataaaataattatgaataaacttaatcaaagaaatgaattatttgaGCATTGTAAACTATAAAACCCTAGTGAGATAAATTAAAGCagacagaaataaatggaaatacacCTGTACTCATATGTTGGCAGAATTAATATTACTAAAATGTTCATAGTACCCCAAATGATCTACAAAATCAATGCAATACACCTATAAAAATTTCaagtgcattttaaaaagttatttatttatttgaaaggcagagagacagagacatagagagaaatctttcattttctgatacacttcccaaatgcccacaccaaccAGAGTTGGGACAGGTagagccaaaagcctggaactcaatctgggtctcctatatgggtggcaggtacccaagtacttgagctgccactgacagcttcccagggtgcaaattagcaggaagctggaatttgaagtggagtcagaactcaaacaTAGGCCGTCTGACTTGAGATAAGGGCATCTCAAGTTGTTAACCATTGcattttttatggaaaaaaaaatcctaaaattcttatggaGCTGCAAAGTACATAAAACAGGTAAAGGGATTTTGAGAAGGACATCATTGCAATGCACCACACattcttatttcaaaatatattacaaagccaCAGTAATCAGAACAGTATGACACTGACATTAAAAATGTATAGACCAAAGAAATAGAATAGAGTGAGCAAgaatatactcacacacatagaGTCAACTGACTTTTGACACAGTGCCAAGAATACACAATGGAGAAAGGATAGCcgcttcaataaatggtgttggagttgaatatatacacacaaaataatGAATTTGGACCCATGTCTTACACTATACTCAAAATTTAACTATCATaggttaaatttttaaatttaagtcatGAAACCATAAGGCTTCTAGAAGAAAGCATAAGGAAAATCTTGACATTGGTTTTGACAATGGTTACAACTGTTAGAGTGTCTTTCATCAATAAGACAAAAGATAAGTGTTGGTGAGGGTACACCGAGAAAGGATACTATCAATATCAGGCCTGCCTTGTATACTATCAGTGGGATATAAATTTAAGCAGCCACTATAGAAGGATctgcaaaaaattaaaagcagtgcTATTATATGATCCTGAGTTCACACTATTGGTTATTTaaccaaagtaaatgaaatcagtagTTTGAAAAGATGGCTGCACTCCCATTTCTACtgaagcacaattcacaatagccaagatatggaatcaacctcagtgtccatcaacagatgaatggatatgGAAAATGTGCTGTATATAAACAATGGAATacttcagtcataaaaagaataaaggccTGCCTTTTGTAACAACATGGACAAAGCTGGAGGACATTatgcaaaatgaaataattcaggcacagaagacaaatactgcatgatttcacTCTTaggtaaaatcttaaaaagtcaaatgtatagaagcagagagtagaatagtgACTTCCAGGGGCTGGACAGGGGGAGGGTGAGAATGAGGAGGTGTTGATTTTCAGTTTTAAGATGAATAAATTTGGGGGATCCAGCATGCAGtatggtgactatagttaataatattatatattgattGTATAAAACTGAAGTTTGTTAAGATCATAGATCTAAAGTGTTCTAATCACAAAAGGAAGATAAGAAGAGGTGTTAAATATAAAAGCTTGATTTTACTAATATataatacatgcacacacatatatatgtatatgaataaaaCTCATTATGTTGTAAGCTAAAAttacacaatttttatttatcaattagATTCTAACAAAGCTGGAAGAAAAGCCCACCGAATTGCACCCTTTAAAGTTcaatttttgtggattttgaattatatctcaaattttaaaaatagtcaactgatttgaataggcatttttttcatagatacacaAATAGAAAAACATAGGGAAAATGTTCATCAGCAACATTTTTTCATCCATTGGGGTTTCCCAGCAAAACAAAACcagtagtgtgtgtgtatatatatatacgtgtgtgtgtgtgtgtgtgtacgtgtgtgtatgagtgtgtagagagagagagagagagcaaacaagcaATATTGAAGCTTATTTTACGGATCTGGTTCCACAGACTCCAAAGACAGTTTGAAATCTTGGGTCAGAATTCCCTCTAACTTTTCAGTGTTTGCCCTTAAGGCCTTCAATTGATTAGATGGTGCCCACACACATTATTGAGGATAATCTTTACCCAAATTCTATTGATTGAAATATTAGTCCTACCTAAAATATCTCATGGCATCACAAAAGCATCTTGACTGGTGTTTGACAAAATGTCTGTTTGACAAAATGTTACTATGGCTTTGCCAAGATGATACATAAAACTAAACATCACAATAGCCATcagttaaatgtaaataaaaaaacagtCAAGTGCAACTTCATCTGTCCTAGGGTGGCTATAATAAAGGTTGATAATAACAATTGATGGTAAGCATGTGAAGAAGTTAGAGTTCTATAATAAACAGGTAGCAGCAATGTAAAacactgcagccttttgggaaaattgtTTGGAAGGCCTTCAAAATATTAGATAGAGTTATATTATGAAACAGATACCACTCCTTGGTATACACTCACAAGAAAAGAACACACATATCTACACAAAAACTTGAACTGATTGCTCATAgctaaaaatgtagaaataaccCAATTAATGAACAGATAAATTGTGGTATGTTCATACAGTGaagtattattcagccataaaagaaaGTATTGATATATATTACAACATAgataaactttgaaaaatttaAGCTATGGAAATGAAGACAGTCACATACtgtatataaaatattgtatCATTCTAGTTATATGAAATTTCCAGAATAAGCAAATTTATAATGTCTAAAGTGtcattaacatatatatataggaaatcagtctggagattcctcagaaacctgaatataaccctaccgttcgacccagccatcccactccttggaatttacccaaaggagtttaaattgataaacaaaaaagcggtctgcaccctaatgtttattgcagctcaattcacaatagccaagacctggaaccaacctaaatgcccatcaatggtagactggataaagaaattatgggatatgtattctttagaatactataccacagtaagaaacaacgaaatccagtcatttgcaacaaaatggaggaatctggaacacatcatgctgagtgaagtaagccagtcccaaagggacaaataccatatgttctccctgattggtgacaactgactgaacaccaaaaaggaaacctcctgaagtgaaatggacactatgagaaatggtgacttgatcagcatagccctgactgctaatggacaacttaatacattatccctcatagtatttttttttgtctgttctacttaatatgactggtttaattctgtaattatcacacagttattcttaagtgttgaaaattaactgaaatgtgatccctgttaaacataagagtgggaataagagagggaagagatgtataatttggggcatgctcgggctgacttgccccaattggtagagttggaaacataccaggggattccaattcaatcccatcaaggtggcatgtgccaatgccatctcactatcccaagtgatcaatttcagttcacaattgatcataatgaaaggactaagagtcaaagggagcacataaacaagtctagtatctgctaacactaaccgatagaataaataaaggggagagtgatccaacatgggaagtgagatactcagcagactcatagaatggcagatgtcctaaatagcactctggcctcagaatcagccctaaaggcactcagatctggctgaaaagcccatgagagtatttcaggcatggaaagccaagacactctggcaaaaagatctctgtgagtgagatcccagtggaaagaacaggtcttcaaagagggaggtgcctttctctgaagggaggagagaacctccactttgactatgaccgtgtctaaacaagataagagtcggagaactcaaggggcttccatagccttggaaactcatgactggtgcataggga comes from the Oryctolagus cuniculus chromosome X, mOryCun1.1, whole genome shotgun sequence genome and includes:
- the LOC108178700 gene encoding actin-binding protein WASF1 codes for the protein MSVNEEKDEECPDEQTMPREIRDEFVYVIQMSLSGIYRQVSDLSKYAENILGELSKKMDMVAFKLKSLQENVIQLTDVITHKAPKEDLSLLVRKSRNTFQGTMAQIQQIPSSESPPVKMCEVHHASVQTAHLTMPAPYSQDIMEDLKISSDASFSSRPSFSELCKEKMVPESKPKRGKFKQKKKHLDHLNKPQNVCQSQLMEDNTSMGPNPAVCGETSHSTMDQSPLSTFPFSKIRTLLSTAVGKVLSNPANLSMHGAGDVKTSPAYISYGTGIGEDLQPQPRNHLKAEVFVSPTAPPSPPPLPPNWLTMLRASKRASLPPITHSQIQLPTPVLRTTTAISLPNCLQITPDSSLPFISTKEFSTSVPKFLQYGEQTPDGLLPHYEDQGIPTSLPFYPIISPSNQSGATITDPADPALVVQSSGSSIFQSVKSSFAQSPRTLVEKSPGSSIPSKPRSSLLPPPNNLVPPTSRSSISPLPRYSTTMSDHSISVSVSSSPQTLVTLNSLWENSFTHSPKPLFTPLAKCLASLSSSSPVAKSTRYLTPSQSGSSSVKSTKSSTPQSSLSFVQSRLSISSPRALSVPQSSIAPVYPVMRPSSPPPLPKISKSRKTLMEEIRKGVVLHKTKGYCSSKAKKNPSIEASTILSRRKAMGYSSGKSDSEVDGVDEK